The following are encoded together in the Glycine soja cultivar W05 chromosome 5, ASM419377v2, whole genome shotgun sequence genome:
- the LOC114411567 gene encoding uncharacterized protein LOC114411567 has translation MGIGNSKSNAAEGERLPPKIRPMLVSRFEEFRKRRNGETTLSKKNLLNEEDDNSQSSHRTEEENKVSSSKEIEPPKEETVERVITAEKLSRVVPVPNSECENVEETHPNKDNIEQVIKYMDPSQDVFNRAVEMAEAEVKTEEEKTAELVEETKEEKKQKVDAKGDDHHEDSGDEDESEKVGRFLCPGSPSFRIYCIEAEKRNEEECNGPTIVLQKSRSVDSVETAESTNSNEVLQELESTSKRKGHKKKFGAMKTLLKVKSLYHPMCTCTGDDKSHIFTAKATK, from the exons ATGGGGATTGGCAATTCAAAGTCAAATGCAGCCGAAGGAGAGAGGTTACCTCCCAAAATCCGCCCTATGCTCGTTAGCCGATTTGAGGAGTTCAGAAAACGTAGGAATGGAGAAACCACCCTCTCCAAGAAGAATCTGTTGAATGAAGAGGATGACAATTCTCAATCTTCACACAGAactgaagaagaaaataaggttTCTTCTTCAAAGGAGATTGAACCACCTAAAGAGGAAACGGTTGAGCGAGTAATAACCGCAGAAAAACTGTCCAGAGTGGTTCCAGTGCCCAACTCTGAATGTGAAAATGTGGAGGAGACTCACCCCAACAAAGATAACATAGAGCAGGTTATCAAATACATGGATCCCAGCCAAGATGTATTTAATCGTGCTGTTGAGATGGCCGAGGCAGAGGTTAAAACAGAGGAGGAAAAGACTGCAGAGCTAGTGGAAGAgacaaaggaagaaaagaagcaAAAAGTGGATGCAAAAGGTGATGATCATCATGAGGATAGTGGTGATGAAGATGAAAGTGAAAAAGTTGGCAGGTTTCTATGTCCTGGATcgccaagtttcagaatttatTGCATTGAGGCTGAGAAAAGAAACGAGGAAGAAT GTAATGGTCCAACCATTGTGCTCCAAAAGTCGCGCAGTGTAGACAGTGTTGAAACAGCTGaatcaacaaattcaaacgag gtacTTCAGGAATTAGAATCAACTTCGAAGAGAAAAGGACATAAGAAGAAATTTGGTGCTATGAAGACTCTACTCAAGGTTAAGTCGCTCTATCACCCAATGTGTACCTGTACTGGCGATGACAAAAGCCATATTTTTACTGCAAAGGCAACGAAATGA
- the LOC114413326 gene encoding NAC domain-containing protein 83-like: MEKLNFVKNGVSKLPPGFRFQPTDEELVFQYLKCKVFSYPLPASIIPEINVCKYDPWDLPGNCDPQERHFFSPKEAKYRNGNRMNRTTKCGYWKATGSDKRISSSTSTCNGIVGVRKTLIFYEGKSPKGSRTHWVLHEYRLVSVETGAANSSHNYVNEIGDWVLCRLSMKKRSVESDGSGTHHKHRQNTAVQTTRPRLMFDFMMVGKTNSSTSSSCSSSSNIMEVSSNASDHEETSGYAHF; encoded by the exons ATGGAAAAGctgaattttgttaaaaatggaGTGAGCAAATTGCCTCCTGGTTTTCGTTTTCAGCCAACAGATGAAGAGCTTGTTTTTCAATACTTGAAATGTAAGGTCTTCTCCTACCCCTTGCCTGCTTCTATCATTCCTGAGATCAATGTCTGCAAGTATGATCCTTGGGATTTGCCAg GGAATTGTGATCCACAAGAGAGGCactttttcagcccgaaggaaGCAAAGTATCGAAATGGTAATCGCATGAACCGAACGACAAAGTGTGGCTATTGGAAGGCAACAGGATCAGACAAAAGAATATCATCTTCAACTTCAACGTGTAATGGTATTGTTGGGGTACGAAAGACATTGATATTTTATGAGGGCAAATCACCAAAAGGCTCCAGAACTCACTGGGTCTTGCACGAATATCGTCTCGTCAGTGTAGAAACTGGTGCTGCCAACTCATCCCAT AACTACGTAAACGAGATAGGAGATTGGGTTCTGTGTCGCTTATCGATGAAGAAAAGAAGTGTAGAAAGTGATGGCAGCGGCACTCATCATAAGCATAGACAAAATACAGCAGTTCAAACTACTCGTCCAAGATTAATGTTTGATTTTATGATGGTAGGGAAGACCAATTCTTCTACATCCTCATCATGTTCAAGCTCCAGTAATATCATGGAGGTCTCTTCAAATGCATCGGACCATGAAGAAACAAGTGGCTATGCCCATTTTTAG
- the LOC114413327 gene encoding probable protein S-acyltransferase 5: MPPLPPPPQANPDSGATSAPSQVRTYRVWQGSNVFLCGGRLIFGPDVKSIFISIFLIVLPVAVFCGMVARKLLDDFPHHTGWSIMAVLIALTLFVLITLVVTSARDPGIVPRNAQPPETDDYHWTDNSNNGQISLSRFPRTKDVIVNGITLKVKYCDTCMLYRPLRASHCSVCDNCVERFDHHCPWVGQCIGLRNYRFYYMFVFSATLLCLYVHAFCWVYTVKIKDSEEISIWKAMSKTIASIVLIVYTFICFWFVGGLTVFHSYLISTNQSTYENFKYRYDPQTNPYNRGMVNNFKEVFCTRIPPSKNNFRSKVLREPLDSHQRTGIRPISPMMKRRPRSMELVGNSVYNEQDEEESNYRDEIDNEARSKDSGLTDKSLDLSRILHTEGVEGQESSLRHHLWEATPEVQDSITEFGESNWATAPSCSTREVV, translated from the exons ATGCCGCCACTGCCACCGCCACCGCAGGCGAATCCAGATTCCGGCGCCACCTCCGCTCCGTCACAGGTCAGAACTTATCGCGTCTGGCAAGGCAGTAAC GTATTTCTTTGTGGAGGGAGGCTTATATTTGGACCTGATGTGAAATCTATATTTATATCGATATTTCTTATCGTTCTCCCCGTGGCTGTGTTCTGTGGTATGGTTGCAAGGAAACTGTTAGATGATTTTCCTCATCACACCGGATGGTCAATAATGGCTGTACTTATTGCTCTCACACTCTTC GTTCTGATCACCCTTGTAGTGACCTCAGCAAGAGATCCTGGCATTGTACCACGTAATGCTCAGCCTCCGGAGACAGATGACTATCATTGGACTGATAATAGCAACAATGGCCAAATTTCATTGTCACGATTTCCACGAACAAAGGATGTAATTGTTAATGGTATAACATTGAAAGTCAAATATTGTGATACTTGCATGCTCTACAGACCCCTCCGTGCTTCTCATTGTTCAGTCTGTGATAACTGCGTGGAGCGATTTGATCATCACTGCCCATGGGTTGGTCAGTGTATTGGACTG CGAAATTACAGGTTCTACTACATGTTTGTTTTCTCTGCCACTCTGCTTTGCTTATATGTACATGCCTTTTGCTGGGTCTACACTGTAAAGATCAAGGACTCCGAGGAAATATCAATTTGGAAAGCAATGTCCAAAACTATAGCATCCATCGTATTAATAGTTTACACCTTCATTTGTTTCTGGTTTGTTGGCGGTCTCACTGTTTTCCACTCGTACCTCATCAGCACAAACCAG TCTACTTacgaaaattttaaataccggTACGACCCACAAACCAACCCATATAACAGAGGGATGGTTAACAACTTCAAAGAAGTATTCTGCACCAGAATTCCTCCATCCAAGAATAATTTCAGGTCTAAGGTTCTAAGGGAGCCATTAGATTCACATCAAAGAACGGGTATTAGGCCCATAAGCCCAATGATGAAAAGACGCCCCAGGAGTATGGAATTAGTAGGGAATTCAGTTTACAATGAACAAGACGAGGAGGAAAGTAATTATAGAGATGAAATTGACAATGAAGCACGTAGCAAAGATAGTGGATTAACTGATAAGTCCCTGGATTTAAGCAGGATCCTTCACACAGAAGGAGTGGAGGGGCAAGAAAGTTCACTTAGACACCATCTATGGGAAGCAACTCCAGAAGTTCAGGACAGCATAACAGAATTTGGGGAATCAAATTGGGCTACTGCGCCTAGTTGCTCAACTAGAGAGGTTGTATAG